One region of Salvelinus sp. IW2-2015 linkage group LG1, ASM291031v2, whole genome shotgun sequence genomic DNA includes:
- the polg2 gene encoding DNA polymerase subunit gamma-2 — protein MLTYCVRRLIWRCENIPRTSLCCRIAFARPRCSTATPVRSVAEDSDHTKTLMQLCTDRYYIASGQLHRDSFQRGTNCGYGPLGMELKKNVLEQWWNSVIGFRAEVFGISTLHTSKDRTTERDGQLRVVDTENLRQILSQRELSKDQLIQKLQTHIQNGASVRTSLFQGALEQYVPSLELVNRKLPFGLAETGLCFQPSGGPSCPDEVTQSSLVWFCSPRTSSQWLDYWARHRLQWWRKFALGPSDFSCSVITEEELAGRASRGVKIVYNFPWGQEALETLLSRGDAELLQTHKSARNKLQCLDGRKSVVPYAISVTGNLERGVLAYLYNSLQQVKKVDSKQRLQQRKVLKLHPILSPVKVALDMGRGATVELRQVCEGLLKEFLEGGVSAWPGYLETMPTSMEQLNTKYDEMGVLFTVVISDNTLESGLLQVRSRDTTIKETMHISEVKNFLARYISAAQNI, from the exons ATGCTCACTTACTGTGTTAGACGACTCATCTGGAGATGTGAGAATATACCAAGAACCTCACTATGCTGCAGGATAGCTTTTGCGCGTCCGCGCTGCAGTACTGCAACTCCTGTCAGGTCTGTCGCTGAGGACTCCGACCACACCAAAACACTGATGCAGCTATGCACTGACAGGTATTACATAGCTTCTGGCCAACTTCATAGAGATTCTTTTCAGCGCGGAACCAACTGTGGATATGGACCACTTGGTATGGAACTTAAAAAGAACGTTCTTGAACAATGGTGGAACTCTGTGATAGGGTTCAGGGCAGAGGTGTTTGGGATAAGCACTCTACACACTAGTAAGGACAGAACTACCGAGAGGGATGGACAATTGAGGGTTGTTGACACCGAGAACCTTCGTCAAATACTTTCCCAGAGAGAGCTAAGCAAGGACCAACTTATTCAGAAGCTACAGACCCATATCCAGAATGGTGCATCTGTTCGAACTAGTCTTTTCCAAG GTGCTTTGGAGCAATATGTGCCCTCTTTGGAGCTAGTGAATAGAAAGCTGCCGTTTGGCCTGGCTGAGACCGGATTGTGCTTCCAGCCATCAGGTGGACCTAGTTG CCCAGATGAAGTTACCCAGTCCTCTTTGGTGTGGTTCTGCTCGCCCCGCACCTCCTCACAGTGGCTGGACTACTGGGCACGGCATCGGCTGCAGTGGTGGAGAAAG TTTGCCCTGGGCCCGTCCGACTTCAGCTGCAGTGTCATAACAGAAGAGGAGCTGGCAGGCCGGGCGTCTCGTGGTGTGAAAATTGTGTACAATTTCCCATGGGGCCAAGAGGCCCTGGAGACTCTGTTGAGCCGAGGGGATGCGGAGTTGCTGCAGACACACAAGAGCGCTCGCAACAAACTACAG TGCCTAGATGGAAGGAAGTCAGTCGTCCCCTATGCCATCTCCGTAACGGGAAACCTAGAGCGAGGAGTGTTGGCGTACCTGTACAACTCACTCCAGCAAGTGAAGAAAGTCGACAGCAAACAGAGGCTACAGCAGAGAAAG GTTTTGAAGCTCCATCCTATTTTGTCTCCAGTCAAAGTGGCCTTGGACATGGGAAGGGGAGCCACTGTGGAACTACGACAG GTTTGTGAAGGCTTGCTGAAGGAGTTCTTGGAAGGGGGAGTCTCTGCATGGCCTGGATATCTTGAAACCATGCCAACCTCAATGGAGCAGCTGAACACAAA GTATGATGAGATGGGGGTGCTGTTCACTGTGGTGATCAGTGACAACACGCTTGAGAGTGGCCTACTGCAGGTGCGCAGCCGCGACACCACCATCAAGGAGACCATGCACATCTCCGAGGTCAAGAACTTTCTGGCCAGATACATATCTGCTGCACAGAACATATGA
- the LOC111953611 gene encoding probable ATP-dependent RNA helicase DDX5 isoform X1, whose translation MPGFSDRDRGRDRGYGGAPRFGGGGGGSRGGPPQGKFGNPGERLRKKHWNMDELPKFEKNFYQEHPDVTRRPPQEVENYLRSKDVTVKGRDCPKPMMKFHEANFPNYVMDVIAKQGWAEPTPIQAQGWPLALSGKDMVGIAQTGSGKTLAYLLPAIVHIQHQPFLEHGDGPICLVLAPTRELAQQVQQVAAEYGRASRLKSVCVYGGAPKGPQIRDLERGVEICIATPGRLIDFLEAGKTNLRRCTYLVLDDADRMLDMGFEPQIRKIVDQIRPDRQTLMWSATWPKEVRQLAEDFLKQSVQINVGALQLSANHNILQIVDVCNDGEKDDKLLRLLEEIMSEKENKTIIFTETKRRCDELTRRMRRDGWPAMGIHGDKSQQERDWVLNEFKYGKAPILIATDVASRGLDVEDVKFVINYDYPNSSEDYIHRIGRTARSQKTGTAYTFFTPNNMKQASDLIAVLREANQAINPKLLQMAEARGGRGGGGRGGFRDDRRDRYSGGRSYGGGGGGGSYRDKDSDRGFGGGPKSAFGAKTQNGVGYGGSTYDKGASSGGSYGNSYGSNGQASFGATNQVGAFGGQNFQAPPQFGAAQAAAPNGMGRPPFPFNPQAQQPQQPPPMVPYSMPPPFPQ comes from the exons ATGCCTGGATTTTCCGACAGAGATCGTGGCAGAGACAGGGG GTATGGAGGTGCGCCTCGTTTTGGAGGTGGCGGTGGTGGCAGTAGGGGTGGACCCCCTCAGGGGAAATTTGGCAACCCAGGCGAAAGGCTGCGCAAAAAACACTGGAACATGGATGAGCTCCCAAAGTTCGAGAAGAACTTCTACCAGGAGCACCCGGATGTGACCCGCAGACCACCT CAAGAGGTGGAGAACTACCTGAGAAGTAAAGACGTAACAGTGAAAGGCAGAGACTGCCCCAAGCCCATGATGAAGTTTCACGAGGCCAATTTTCCAA ATTATGTGATGGATGTGATTGCCAAACAAGGATGGGCTGAGCCAACTCCTATCCAGGCTCAGGGTTGGCCTCTGGCCCTCAGTGGGAAAGACATGGTGGGCATCGCCCAGACAGGCTCCGGTAAAACCCTTGCT taTCTGCTGCCTGCAATCGTGCACATTCAACACCAGCCATTCTTGGAGCATGGAGACGGACCTATA TGTTTGGTGCTGGCCCCGACCCGTGAGCTGGCTCAGCAGGTGCAGCAGGTTGCCGCTGAGTACGGCAGGGCCTCCCGCCTGAAGTCAGTCTGTGTCTATGGTGGAGCCCCCAAAGGACCCCAGATTCGGGACCTTGAGAGAG GTGTTGAGATCTGTATTGCCACCCCAGGGCGTCTCATTGACTTCCTGGAGGCTGGGAAGACCAACCTTCGCAGGTGTACCTACCTTGTGCTGGACGAYGCTGACCGTATGCTGGACATGGGCTTCGAGCCCCAAATCCGCAAAATTGTGGACCAAATTAGA ccggatcgtcagacCCTCATGTGGAGTGCCACCTGGCCCAAGGAGGTGCGCCAGCTGGCTGAGGACTTCCTGAAGCAGTCTGTCCAAATCAACGTGGGCGCTCTGCAGCTCAGCGCCAACCACAACATCCTGCAGATAGTGGACGTGTGCAACGACGGAGAGAAGGATGACAA ACTCCTCCGGCTGCTGGAAGAGATCATGAGCGAGAAGGAGAACAAGACCATCATCTTTACCGAGACCAAGAGACGCTGCGATGAGCTAACCAGGAGGATGCGACGAGATGG CTGGCCAGCAATGGGTATCCACGGAGACAAGAGCCAGCAGGAGAGGGACTGGGTTCTCAATG AGTTCAAATACGGCAAGGCCCCCATCCTCATCGCCACCGATGTGGCCTCCCGCGGTCTAG ATGTGGAGGATGTGAAATTTGTCATAAATTATGACTATCCTAACTCCTCTGAGGACTATATCCACCGCATTGGACGCACGGCCCGCAGTCAAAAAACGGGCACCGCCTACACCTTCTTCACCCCCAACAACATGAAACAGGCCAGTGACCTCATAGCTGTGCTCCGCGAAGCTAACCAGGCTATCAACCCCAAGCTCCTCCAGATGGCGGAGGCCAGAGGAG gTCGTGGAGGGGGGGGAAGAGGTGGCTTTAGGGATGACCGACGAGATAGGTATTCTGGGGGGAGGAGTTacggtggaggtggtggtggtggtagttacAGGGACAAGGATAGCGACAGGGGGTTTGGTGGGGGACCAAAGAGTGCCTTCGGCGCAAAAACCCAAAACGGAGTGGGCTACGGGGGTAGCACCTATGACAAGGGCGCTAGCTCTGGCGGTAGCTACGGCAACAGCTACGGCAGCAACGGACAGGCTAGCTTCGGCGCCACCAACCAGGTGGGTGCGTTCGGCGGCCAGAACTTCCAGGCCCCTCCACAGTTTGGAGCCGCGCAGGCGGCTGCCCCAAACGGCATGGGTCGCCCGCCATTCCCCTTTAACCCACAGGCACAGCAGCCCCAACAACCCCCACCCATGGTACCCTACTCTATGCCTCCACCTTTCCCACAGTAA
- the LOC111953611 gene encoding probable ATP-dependent RNA helicase DDX5 isoform X2 — protein sequence MPGFSDRDRGRDRGYGGAPRFGGGGGGSRGGPPQGKFGNPGERLRKKHWNMDELPKFEKNFYQEHPDVTRRPPQEVENYLRSKDVTVKGRDCPKPMMKFHEANFPNYVMDVIAKQGWAEPTPIQAQGWPLALSGKDMVGIAQTGSGKTLAYLLPAIVHIQHQPFLEHGDGPICLVLAPTRELAQQVQQVAAEYGRASRLKSVCVYGGAPKGPQIRDLERGVEICIATPGRLIDFLEAGKTNLRRCTYLVLDDADRMLDMGFEPQIRKIVDQIRPDRQTLMWSATWPKEVRQLAEDFLKQSVQINVGALQLSANHNILQIVDVCNDGEKDDKLLRLLEEIMSEKENKTIIFTETKRRCDELTRRMRRDGWPAMGIHGDKSQQERDWVLNEFKYGKAPILIATDVASRGLDVEDVKFVINYDYPNSSEDYIHRIGRTARSQKTGTAYTFFTPNNMKQASDLIAVLREANQAINPKLLQMAEARGGNSYGGSWRGGKRWL from the exons ATGCCTGGATTTTCCGACAGAGATCGTGGCAGAGACAGGGG GTATGGAGGTGCGCCTCGTTTTGGAGGTGGCGGTGGTGGCAGTAGGGGTGGACCCCCTCAGGGGAAATTTGGCAACCCAGGCGAAAGGCTGCGCAAAAAACACTGGAACATGGATGAGCTCCCAAAGTTCGAGAAGAACTTCTACCAGGAGCACCCGGATGTGACCCGCAGACCACCT CAAGAGGTGGAGAACTACCTGAGAAGTAAAGACGTAACAGTGAAAGGCAGAGACTGCCCCAAGCCCATGATGAAGTTTCACGAGGCCAATTTTCCAA ATTATGTGATGGATGTGATTGCCAAACAAGGATGGGCTGAGCCAACTCCTATCCAGGCTCAGGGTTGGCCTCTGGCCCTCAGTGGGAAAGACATGGTGGGCATCGCCCAGACAGGCTCCGGTAAAACCCTTGCT taTCTGCTGCCTGCAATCGTGCACATTCAACACCAGCCATTCTTGGAGCATGGAGACGGACCTATA TGTTTGGTGCTGGCCCCGACCCGTGAGCTGGCTCAGCAGGTGCAGCAGGTTGCCGCTGAGTACGGCAGGGCCTCCCGCCTGAAGTCAGTCTGTGTCTATGGTGGAGCCCCCAAAGGACCCCAGATTCGGGACCTTGAGAGAG GTGTTGAGATCTGTATTGCCACCCCAGGGCGTCTCATTGACTTCCTGGAGGCTGGGAAGACCAACCTTCGCAGGTGTACCTACCTTGTGCTGGACGAYGCTGACCGTATGCTGGACATGGGCTTCGAGCCCCAAATCCGCAAAATTGTGGACCAAATTAGA ccggatcgtcagacCCTCATGTGGAGTGCCACCTGGCCCAAGGAGGTGCGCCAGCTGGCTGAGGACTTCCTGAAGCAGTCTGTCCAAATCAACGTGGGCGCTCTGCAGCTCAGCGCCAACCACAACATCCTGCAGATAGTGGACGTGTGCAACGACGGAGAGAAGGATGACAA ACTCCTCCGGCTGCTGGAAGAGATCATGAGCGAGAAGGAGAACAAGACCATCATCTTTACCGAGACCAAGAGACGCTGCGATGAGCTAACCAGGAGGATGCGACGAGATGG CTGGCCAGCAATGGGTATCCACGGAGACAAGAGCCAGCAGGAGAGGGACTGGGTTCTCAATG AGTTCAAATACGGCAAGGCCCCCATCCTCATCGCCACCGATGTGGCCTCCCGCGGTCTAG ATGTGGAGGATGTGAAATTTGTCATAAATTATGACTATCCTAACTCCTCTGAGGACTATATCCACCGCATTGGACGCACGGCCCGCAGTCAAAAAACGGGCACCGCCTACACCTTCTTCACCCCCAACAACATGAAACAGGCCAGTGACCTCATAGCTGTGCTCCGCGAAGCTAACCAGGCTATCAACCCCAAGCTCCTCCAGATGGCGGAGGCCAGAGGAGGTAATTCCTATGGCGG gTCGTGGAGGGGGGGGAAGAGGTGGCTTTAG